Proteins encoded in a region of the Bombiscardovia apis genome:
- a CDS encoding class I SAM-dependent methyltransferase: MSEGQETGVRRDEQYFSAQPSSEDRRRQLSVKLAGADRHVEVSNGVFSASRLDLGTSVLLRHAPAPAQSGNILDLGCGWGPIALHVALLSPRAKVWALDINERALELTRSSAMLNGVSNIEAVTAQDLPADLSFDQIWSNPPIRVGKEVLHNLLMTYLPRLSQGGSAYLVVQRNLGSDSLITWLNGQLPQGWEASKYASSKGYRVVEVTRP, from the coding sequence GTGAGCGAGGGGCAGGAAACAGGAGTGCGTAGGGATGAGCAATATTTTTCGGCCCAACCCAGCTCTGAGGACCGCCGCCGACAGCTCAGCGTCAAACTCGCTGGAGCCGACCGCCACGTAGAGGTTTCTAATGGCGTATTTTCTGCCTCCCGCCTCGATTTGGGCACATCCGTACTCTTGCGTCATGCGCCCGCACCTGCCCAGAGCGGCAATATTTTAGACTTAGGCTGCGGCTGGGGGCCCATCGCCCTCCACGTGGCCCTTTTAAGCCCTCGAGCCAAGGTTTGGGCGCTCGACATCAACGAGCGCGCCCTTGAGCTCACGCGCAGCAGTGCCATGCTCAACGGGGTAAGCAATATCGAAGCTGTCACGGCTCAAGACTTGCCCGCAGACCTTAGCTTTGACCAAATTTGGTCCAATCCACCCATCCGAGTAGGCAAAGAAGTCCTCCACAATCTCTTAATGACGTATTTGCCCCGACTCTCTCAAGGCGGCTCGGCATATTTAGTGGTCCAGCGCAACTTGGGCTCAGATTCGCTCATTACTTGGCTCAATGGGCAGCTTCCCCAAGGCTGGGAGGCTTCCAAATATGCGTCTTCTAAGGGCTACCGGGTGGTTGAGGTCACGCGTCCATGA
- the hflX gene encoding GTPase HflX has translation MQTAQGADQSQVLREEALLEGQSQVLLDESGEQARLREDEAWQERERRNLFKHVEGLGELEDITEVEYRKVRLERVVLVGVYSSAQTSPDEAEESLRELAALAQTAGAEVLDGLLQQRDRPDAATYVGSGKAKELANVVAAQEADTIIVDDDLHPSQRRALEDVTKVKVVDRTALILDIFAQHATSREGKAQVQLAQLEYLLPRLRGWGGSLSRQAGGQAAGQSGGIGSRGPGETKIETDRRVIRKQISRLKRQIQQMAPAREVKRGSRRRHGLPTVAVVGYTNAGKSSLTNRLTGSAELVENALFATLDTAVRRAKASDGRLYALVDTVGFVRRLPTQLVEAFKSTLEEVSQSDVIVHVVDGSHPDPFAQIEAVDKILSQIEGTEGIPRVLAFNKADRMDQAARERVSQLESEAYIVSARTGEGVDALRQRVEDILPKPSVRVEAKLPYSAGALLSRVREYGQVVSVDYQGEGIELVADVDDQLAAQLMDVALDGAVGESQ, from the coding sequence ATGCAAACTGCCCAAGGGGCGGATCAGTCGCAAGTCCTGCGCGAAGAGGCGCTTTTGGAAGGGCAATCACAGGTGTTGCTCGACGAGAGCGGCGAACAAGCGCGTTTGCGCGAAGACGAAGCCTGGCAGGAGCGCGAGCGGCGCAATCTGTTTAAGCATGTAGAAGGCTTGGGTGAGCTTGAAGACATCACTGAAGTTGAATACCGCAAGGTGCGTTTGGAGCGGGTGGTGTTGGTAGGGGTGTATTCCTCTGCTCAGACCAGTCCAGACGAGGCGGAAGAATCCCTGCGCGAGCTGGCGGCCTTAGCGCAAACGGCAGGCGCAGAGGTATTAGATGGTCTACTTCAGCAGCGAGATAGACCAGATGCTGCCACCTATGTAGGTTCAGGCAAGGCGAAAGAATTAGCCAATGTCGTGGCTGCACAAGAGGCCGATACTATTATCGTTGATGACGATCTTCATCCCTCCCAGCGCCGAGCCTTGGAAGACGTTACCAAGGTCAAGGTGGTGGACCGTACGGCTTTGATTCTCGACATTTTTGCCCAGCATGCTACCAGTCGTGAGGGTAAGGCGCAGGTGCAGTTGGCTCAGCTTGAATATCTGTTGCCTCGCTTGCGTGGTTGGGGTGGCTCGCTTTCTCGGCAGGCAGGCGGTCAGGCTGCAGGGCAGTCCGGTGGTATTGGCTCGCGCGGCCCTGGTGAGACGAAAATCGAGACCGACCGGCGGGTAATTCGTAAGCAAATTTCGAGGCTCAAGCGTCAAATTCAGCAGATGGCGCCGGCGCGAGAAGTCAAGCGTGGCTCTCGCAGACGCCATGGTTTGCCTACCGTAGCTGTTGTGGGATATACGAACGCAGGTAAATCTTCGCTTACGAATCGCCTGACTGGCTCCGCTGAGCTTGTGGAAAACGCGCTTTTCGCAACTCTCGATACTGCTGTACGCCGGGCCAAGGCGAGTGACGGACGGCTCTACGCGCTTGTTGATACCGTAGGGTTCGTGCGCCGCCTGCCTACCCAGCTGGTCGAGGCTTTCAAATCAACGTTGGAAGAGGTGTCTCAGTCCGACGTTATTGTCCACGTGGTCGATGGATCCCATCCCGATCCCTTCGCACAGATTGAAGCAGTCGACAAGATTCTGTCTCAGATCGAAGGAACCGAAGGCATTCCGCGGGTTCTGGCTTTCAACAAGGCTGACAGGATGGACCAGGCTGCTCGCGAGCGGGTCAGTCAGCTTGAATCTGAGGCTTACATCGTCTCAGCTCGCACTGGCGAGGGGGTTGATGCCCTCCGCCAGCGGGTTGAAGATATCCTGCCTAAGCCCAGCGTACGAGTCGAAGCTAAGCTGCCATACTCCGCTGGCGCTCTGCTCTCACGGGTGCGTGAATACGGGCAGGTAGTGAGCGTGGACTATCAGGGTGAAGGCATTGAGCTAGTGGCCGATGTTGACGACCAGTTGGCAGCTCAACTGATGGATGTGGCCCTTGACGGTGCTGTAGGAGAATCTCAATAG
- a CDS encoding L-lactate dehydrogenase, translating into MADSPIKPTKLAIVGAGAVGSTLAFAAAQRGVAREIVLQDINLQRVQAEVLDMQHGSSFYPTVSLDGSDDPEICRDADMVVITAGARQKPGQTRLDLAGDTINIMRSIIPNLVKVAPNALFMLITNPVDIVTRVSIELSGLPSHQMFGSGTNLDSARLRYLIAQQTGVNVKNVHAYIAGEHGDSEVPLWSSASIGGVPMCEWKELPGHEPLDAGKREEIHQEVKNAAYKIIEGKGATNFAIAMSGVDIIESIMNDTHRILPVSSMLEDFHGISGVCMSVPSVLTRQGVNTHINTPLSDGELAALKRSAETLKETASQFGF; encoded by the coding sequence ATGGCGGATTCACCCATTAAGCCCACTAAGCTCGCTATCGTCGGTGCCGGAGCGGTCGGTTCGACCTTGGCCTTCGCAGCAGCCCAGCGGGGTGTGGCGCGCGAAATCGTTTTGCAAGATATTAACTTGCAGCGCGTGCAGGCCGAGGTGCTCGATATGCAGCACGGCTCAAGCTTCTACCCAACAGTCTCCCTCGACGGTTCGGACGATCCCGAAATTTGCCGCGACGCAGACATGGTGGTTATCACTGCTGGCGCTCGCCAGAAGCCCGGACAGACTAGGCTCGACTTGGCAGGCGACACCATAAACATAATGCGCTCCATCATTCCCAACTTGGTGAAGGTAGCTCCGAACGCGCTCTTTATGCTTATTACCAACCCGGTAGACATTGTCACCCGCGTATCTATTGAGCTTTCTGGCTTGCCTTCCCATCAGATGTTTGGCTCGGGCACCAACTTGGATTCTGCCCGTCTGCGCTACCTGATTGCCCAGCAGACCGGTGTGAACGTGAAGAACGTCCATGCTTACATTGCTGGCGAGCACGGCGATTCCGAGGTGCCTCTGTGGTCTTCTGCAAGCATCGGCGGCGTTCCTATGTGCGAGTGGAAGGAACTACCCGGCCATGAGCCTCTGGATGCTGGCAAGCGTGAAGAGATTCACCAGGAAGTGAAGAACGCTGCTTACAAGATTATCGAAGGTAAGGGCGCAACCAACTTCGCTATCGCTATGTCTGGCGTTGACATCATTGAGTCCATCATGAACGATACCCACCGTATTCTGCCGGTTTCGTCCATGCTCGAGGATTTCCACGGCATTTCTGGTGTGTGCATGTCTGTACCTTCGGTTCTGACTCGTCAGGGTGTCAATACGCACATCAATACGCCGCTTTCCGACGGCGAGCTTGCTGCGCTCAAGCGTTCTGCAGAGACCCTTAAGGAGACTGCTTCTCAGTTTGGTTTTTAG
- a CDS encoding cation diffusion facilitator family transporter, with product MAHTHQSISPNRQEADGASGGGHAGLSSSQSHSRRLMLTLSFSTTVFLVEVVGAILTNSLALLVDAAHMLTDIAMLAAATVTAILMQRKPTSKRTWGWARLEVLTAALGSMVLFVVGIYAVIEAGLRLFSGEAEQVKSPSFLLFFGAVGVAANLCSLLILYTQRSDNLNMKAAFLEVMNDALGSFAVVISAAVMLITGWGAFDSIAGGVIAIMMVPRAASLFLSSVKILLEETPSELDVDQVREHLERVPGVVAVHDLHANTVASGMPQLSAHVTVKAGSTMEESGVMLAKMQDCLLEHFPVSIEHTTFQIEPADYKERHSEHLDM from the coding sequence ATGGCTCATACTCACCAATCCATAAGCCCGAATAGGCAAGAGGCAGATGGAGCGAGCGGGGGAGGCCATGCTGGTCTTTCTTCATCTCAAAGTCACAGTCGGCGCTTAATGCTGACTTTAAGCTTTTCAACCACTGTTTTCTTAGTTGAAGTAGTGGGTGCTATTCTCACTAACAGCTTGGCTCTGCTGGTCGATGCTGCCCATATGCTCACCGATATTGCCATGCTTGCAGCTGCGACCGTGACGGCAATTCTTATGCAGCGCAAGCCGACTTCCAAGCGCACTTGGGGCTGGGCTCGGCTTGAGGTGTTGACGGCTGCTTTGGGTTCAATGGTGTTGTTTGTCGTTGGTATTTACGCTGTGATTGAAGCTGGATTGCGTCTCTTTTCGGGAGAAGCTGAGCAGGTAAAATCGCCTAGCTTCTTGCTCTTCTTTGGCGCGGTGGGCGTTGCTGCAAACCTGTGTTCACTGCTGATTTTGTATACTCAGCGCTCTGATAATCTCAATATGAAAGCCGCCTTCCTTGAGGTTATGAATGACGCTCTGGGATCATTTGCTGTGGTGATTTCTGCAGCTGTTATGCTCATAACTGGTTGGGGAGCTTTCGATTCCATCGCGGGCGGTGTTATAGCTATTATGATGGTGCCTCGTGCGGCATCGCTCTTCTTGAGCAGTGTTAAAATTCTTTTGGAAGAAACACCTTCAGAGTTGGATGTTGATCAAGTGCGCGAACATTTGGAGAGGGTTCCCGGTGTAGTAGCAGTACACGATTTGCATGCCAATACTGTGGCCAGCGGTATGCCTCAGCTTTCAGCTCACGTGACCGTGAAGGCAGGCAGCACTATGGAGGAGTCGGGTGTCATGCTGGCTAAGATGCAGGATTGCTTGCTGGAGCACTTCCCGGTCAGTATTGAGCACACTACCTTCCAGATTGAGCCAGCAGATTACAAAGAGCGGCACAGTGAGCATTTAGATATGTAG
- the lexA gene encoding transcriptional repressor LexA — protein sequence MGTIPFTGPNQAGTDNGQTVKKAELTERQQRVLDAIRAHLTSKGFAPSYREIGLSSGLKSPSSVKHQLQVLEELGYIRTNANKGRAIELVEEVEPQAQSSHQHAVVIDFPNQFTSNSESIEHSHDVPLVGRIAAGQPITAEQHVDDVMRLPERLTGNGQLFMLEVHGDSMIEAAICDGDFVVVREQSEAENGDIVAALLDDEATVKTFRREAGHVWLMPHNPAYSPIDGTDAKIMGKVVTVLRRV from the coding sequence GTGGGCACCATACCCTTCACCGGGCCGAACCAGGCAGGCACAGACAATGGCCAAACAGTCAAGAAAGCCGAACTGACCGAACGGCAGCAGCGAGTTTTAGACGCTATCCGCGCTCATCTCACCAGCAAAGGCTTTGCTCCCTCCTATCGTGAAATCGGTCTTTCTTCTGGACTAAAGAGTCCTTCATCGGTCAAGCATCAGCTCCAAGTACTTGAGGAGTTGGGATACATTCGCACCAATGCTAATAAGGGTCGGGCTATCGAGCTAGTTGAGGAAGTAGAGCCGCAGGCACAATCCAGCCATCAGCATGCTGTTGTTATTGATTTCCCCAATCAGTTCACCAGCAACAGCGAATCCATCGAGCACTCGCACGACGTGCCTCTTGTTGGGCGTATTGCTGCCGGTCAACCCATTACCGCCGAGCAACATGTAGACGACGTTATGCGCTTGCCAGAGCGCCTCACCGGCAACGGTCAGCTTTTCATGCTTGAAGTCCACGGAGACTCCATGATTGAAGCTGCTATCTGCGACGGCGACTTCGTCGTAGTCCGTGAGCAGAGTGAGGCCGAAAACGGCGACATCGTGGCAGCTTTACTAGACGATGAAGCTACCGTAAAAACCTTCCGCAGGGAAGCTGGCCACGTCTGGCTCATGCCCCACAATCCCGCATACTCCCCTATCGACGGCACAGATGCCAAGATTATGGGCAAGGTCGTAACCGTACTGAGAAGGGTATAG
- a CDS encoding LysM peptidoglycan-binding domain-containing protein gives MVAVGLALSLAATGIGFLAGGTQAHSVSGVQEVISYTVRPGDNLWTYASMVTPEGGDISHSVDELMELNNLSSPVLQTGQRIIVPNLS, from the coding sequence GTGGTAGCTGTAGGGCTAGCCTTGAGTTTAGCGGCCACTGGCATTGGCTTCTTAGCTGGTGGTACTCAGGCTCATTCTGTCAGCGGTGTCCAAGAGGTCATTAGTTATACTGTTCGCCCAGGAGATAATCTGTGGACCTATGCGAGCATGGTGACGCCCGAGGGCGGTGACATCTCTCATAGTGTTGACGAACTCATGGAACTCAATAATTTAAGTTCACCGGTCTTGCAAACGGGGCAGAGGATTATCGTGCCGAATCTTAGTTGA
- the nrdR gene encoding transcriptional regulator NrdR, which produces MHCPFCQNPDTKVVDTRISDDGYAIRRRRECPKCARRFTTIETSALMVQKQSGNSEAFNRDKVISGVRKACQGRHIEEDALKQLGQQVEEDLRSRGLAQVNSDEVGKAILRPLRKLDEVAYLRFASVYQNFNGLEDFQNAIDDLRNEDSHEQQS; this is translated from the coding sequence ATGCACTGTCCTTTCTGTCAGAACCCAGACACTAAAGTAGTTGATACGCGTATAAGCGATGATGGCTACGCGATTCGTCGACGCCGAGAATGCCCAAAATGCGCCCGGCGATTCACAACGATAGAAACCTCGGCATTGATGGTGCAAAAGCAGTCAGGTAACAGCGAGGCATTTAATAGAGATAAGGTAATCTCTGGCGTGCGTAAAGCATGTCAAGGGCGCCATATTGAAGAGGATGCACTCAAGCAGTTGGGGCAGCAAGTAGAAGAAGACTTGCGCTCTCGCGGCCTTGCCCAAGTTAATTCCGATGAAGTAGGTAAAGCAATCCTGCGACCGTTGCGAAAGCTTGACGAAGTTGCCTACCTGCGCTTCGCCTCTGTCTATCAAAACTTCAACGGTCTCGAAGACTTCCAGAATGCCATTGATGACCTTCGTAACGAAGATTCACATGAGCAGCAGTCTTGA
- a CDS encoding HelD family protein — protein sequence MSTYSSQLQEEQDAVDRAYGRVDDLRQQTKSRLDAVRAAGSHGSPTQRTERDSFASMYEDRLTQLRAVEDRLVFGRLDHTDGERRYIGRIGLSSESHEPILTDWRAEAARPFYEATPSNHGDITMRRHISLSFRTVTGIEDEVLDVNSSQVNQAASQGTLAGEGALLASLSSRRTGKMTDIVATIQAEQDRIIRADLAHAVVVQGGPGTGKTAVALHRAAYLLYTHRSTLERSGVLVVGPSSSFLHYIDQVLPSLGETGVLSRTISDLIPGIHASASDSPYAAKLKGDHRMAALIADAVHSRERVPADLPRISIEGMSVPMLAVDVEQALADARRTRQPHNKARETFARSVIQAMVNRYAERLDYTPEHDELSRAKSLLRMNNQVRKTINLAWLPMQPQWLIDNLWSHPALMTRFAPWLKKEDVEALTRPKGSPLTSSDIPLLDEAMELLGPDPKEMARQAAQSAREAEERQFAQDTLAQNGIGNGLVTSQMLLDNINGLDGQDASQRAAEDREWAFGHIVVDEAQELTAMDWRMLIRRCPSRSFTIVGDVAQTSTLGGTRSWERSMNHLFGPHGWDLHELTIDYRNPQEVSELASLYARTEGLHISTVKAVRAVPNAVERIKLATDAESVLAAALAGARLAQEFIAADGTGRIALIASVNQIAELETALKDAYQQIAGEETLDRLLAQDQRERQIVVCTTQETKGLEFDAVVLVNPERIASEAPSRLVAASDLYVAMTRPTQKLVIIDIK from the coding sequence ATGTCGACATACTCCTCACAGCTACAGGAAGAACAAGACGCAGTAGATCGCGCCTATGGCCGCGTGGACGATTTACGCCAGCAGACCAAGTCTCGGCTCGATGCCGTCCGTGCAGCTGGTTCCCACGGCTCCCCCACCCAGCGCACCGAGCGTGATTCCTTCGCTAGTATGTACGAAGACCGACTCACCCAGCTGCGAGCTGTAGAAGACCGGTTAGTATTTGGACGTTTGGACCACACCGACGGCGAACGCCGCTATATAGGCAGAATCGGCCTGTCCAGCGAATCTCACGAACCGATTTTGACTGATTGGCGGGCCGAGGCAGCCCGCCCCTTCTACGAGGCCACGCCTTCCAACCACGGCGACATCACTATGCGCCGGCACATTAGTTTGAGTTTCCGCACGGTAACGGGTATCGAAGATGAAGTGCTTGATGTGAACTCTTCGCAAGTTAACCAAGCTGCCAGCCAGGGCACGCTGGCCGGCGAGGGAGCTTTGCTGGCCAGTCTTTCCAGCAGGCGCACCGGCAAGATGACCGACATCGTAGCCACCATCCAAGCCGAGCAAGACCGCATCATTCGAGCAGACTTGGCCCATGCTGTTGTCGTGCAAGGAGGGCCCGGAACAGGTAAGACCGCCGTGGCCCTTCACCGGGCTGCTTACCTGCTCTACACGCATCGCTCCACACTTGAGCGCTCGGGCGTATTGGTCGTAGGCCCCAGCTCCAGCTTCTTGCATTACATCGATCAAGTCTTGCCATCACTAGGCGAAACCGGAGTTTTAAGCCGCACAATCAGTGATCTCATTCCCGGAATACATGCAAGTGCTAGCGACTCTCCATACGCAGCCAAGCTCAAGGGCGACCACCGCATGGCTGCGCTCATTGCAGATGCGGTACACAGCCGCGAACGGGTGCCAGCCGATTTGCCACGCATTTCAATTGAGGGCATGAGCGTTCCCATGCTCGCCGTCGATGTGGAGCAGGCTCTGGCAGATGCCCGCCGCACCCGTCAGCCCCACAACAAGGCCCGGGAGACCTTCGCCCGTTCAGTTATCCAAGCTATGGTCAACCGCTACGCTGAGCGATTGGATTACACTCCCGAGCACGACGAGCTCTCGCGAGCAAAATCACTGCTGCGTATGAACAACCAGGTGCGCAAAACTATCAATCTGGCATGGCTTCCCATGCAGCCGCAATGGCTGATTGACAACCTCTGGTCTCACCCGGCCCTGATGACCAGGTTTGCACCCTGGCTTAAGAAGGAAGACGTCGAGGCTTTAACTCGCCCAAAGGGCTCGCCCCTCACAAGCTCAGACATTCCCCTCCTCGACGAGGCCATGGAGCTTTTGGGCCCCGACCCTAAAGAGATGGCCCGCCAGGCTGCTCAGTCAGCCCGAGAAGCGGAAGAACGCCAGTTTGCCCAAGATACGCTGGCACAGAACGGCATAGGCAACGGTTTGGTTACCTCACAAATGCTGCTTGATAACATCAACGGTCTCGATGGGCAGGATGCCTCCCAGCGAGCTGCCGAAGACCGCGAGTGGGCTTTTGGACATATCGTGGTCGACGAAGCTCAAGAGCTTACCGCTATGGATTGGCGGATGCTCATCCGCCGCTGCCCTTCGCGCTCCTTCACCATCGTGGGAGACGTAGCACAAACTTCTACCTTGGGCGGGACTCGCTCTTGGGAGCGAAGCATGAATCATCTCTTTGGACCTCACGGATGGGATTTACACGAACTTACTATTGACTATCGCAACCCTCAAGAAGTTTCTGAACTGGCATCCCTATATGCCCGAACTGAGGGCTTGCATATCTCAACAGTAAAGGCAGTTAGGGCAGTGCCCAACGCTGTTGAGCGCATAAAACTTGCTACTGATGCTGAATCTGTACTGGCAGCAGCCCTAGCTGGAGCCCGGCTAGCTCAAGAGTTTATTGCTGCCGATGGCACTGGTCGCATCGCTCTTATCGCCAGCGTCAACCAGATTGCTGAACTAGAAACGGCTTTGAAAGATGCTTATCAGCAAATCGCTGGCGAAGAAACCCTTGACCGTCTGCTGGCCCAAGACCAGCGGGAACGCCAAATTGTGGTGTGCACTACTCAAGAAACGAAAGGCTTGGAATTCGACGCGGTTGTGCTGGTCAATCCAGAACGCATCGCATCAGAAGCCCCGTCTCGTTTGGTTGCAGCTTCAGACCTCTATGTTGCTATGACACGACCTACGCAAAAGCTGGTCATAATCGACATCAAGTAA
- the mraZ gene encoding division/cell wall cluster transcriptional repressor MraZ produces MGGHAALPPLLLGTYTPKMDAKGRMALPAKFRNRLGEGLVMARGQERCVYLLPTDEFRRVAVQIQHTSMGNRAAREYLRVFLSGAVDQEPDKQGRVLVPPMLRDYAHLGQEVVVIGVGTRAEIWDKQAWEEYLTSKEQGYSDIADDVLPVVDF; encoded by the coding sequence ATGGGTGGGCATGCTGCACTGCCTCCGCTCTTGCTGGGCACTTACACTCCCAAGATGGACGCCAAAGGTCGTATGGCTCTGCCTGCCAAATTCCGCAACCGCTTGGGCGAAGGTTTGGTTATGGCCCGCGGTCAGGAGCGCTGTGTTTACCTGCTGCCTACCGATGAATTTCGCCGGGTGGCCGTCCAAATCCAGCACACATCGATGGGAAACCGTGCAGCCCGCGAATACCTGCGCGTCTTTCTTTCCGGAGCTGTGGACCAAGAACCCGACAAGCAGGGGCGTGTATTGGTTCCTCCCATGCTGCGAGATTATGCCCACTTGGGCCAGGAAGTCGTGGTCATCGGAGTGGGGACCAGGGCTGAGATTTGGGACAAGCAGGCTTGGGAAGAATATTTGACCAGCAAAGAGCAGGGCTACTCAGACATAGCCGACGACGTACTTCCGGTGGTGGATTTCTAA
- the rsmH gene encoding 16S rRNA (cytosine(1402)-N(4))-methyltransferase RsmH — MAQTINSTREHELDTLSSIHQPVLLEECVDLVSAALSDPGSVVVDCTLGLAGHATAFLKAAPSARLIGIDRDSEALALAGERMRKEGLSERFQPVHAAFDQLSDILDDLGIARVNAVFMDLGLSSLQIDERDRGFSYSQDAPLDMRMDSSQELTAQQILATYSLDELTAIFKEYGEERFARKIARRIVETRDAQPLTTSSQLDQLVDACIPKAHRAPGNPAKRVFQALRIEVNGELDKLTSTLPQAARHLSVGGRLVVESYHSLEDRAVKRFMASGLKVDLPQGLPIVPKEAQPIFTDLTHGARKADAEQIAFNPRSASVRLRAIELTRPIPADRAQQWNANTYNRNSQHHTGRK, encoded by the coding sequence ATGGCCCAAACAATAAACTCAACTCGCGAACACGAACTCGATACCTTGAGCAGCATCCACCAGCCCGTTTTGCTTGAAGAATGCGTTGACCTAGTCAGCGCTGCCCTGAGCGATCCAGGTTCTGTAGTAGTGGACTGCACGCTTGGTTTAGCTGGTCACGCCACCGCTTTCCTGAAAGCGGCTCCTAGCGCTCGCTTGATTGGTATCGACCGAGATAGTGAAGCCCTAGCTTTGGCGGGGGAGCGAATGCGCAAGGAAGGCTTGAGCGAGCGCTTCCAACCGGTTCACGCCGCTTTCGACCAGCTGAGTGATATTCTCGACGATTTAGGAATTGCACGAGTCAACGCAGTCTTTATGGACTTGGGGCTGTCGAGCTTGCAAATTGACGAGCGCGATCGTGGGTTTTCCTACAGTCAAGATGCCCCGCTTGATATGCGCATGGATAGCAGCCAGGAGCTCACAGCTCAACAGATTTTGGCCACCTATTCGCTCGACGAGCTGACCGCGATTTTCAAAGAGTACGGCGAAGAGCGTTTTGCGCGCAAAATCGCTCGCAGAATCGTTGAAACCCGCGATGCCCAGCCCCTAACTACTTCTTCCCAGCTCGACCAACTGGTGGATGCTTGCATTCCCAAGGCCCACCGCGCTCCGGGTAATCCTGCCAAGCGCGTTTTCCAAGCCTTGCGCATCGAAGTGAACGGCGAACTCGACAAACTTACTAGCACTCTGCCCCAGGCAGCTCGCCACTTGAGCGTAGGCGGCAGGCTAGTAGTGGAGTCTTATCATTCGCTCGAAGACCGCGCAGTCAAGAGGTTCATGGCTTCGGGGTTGAAGGTAGACCTGCCTCAAGGGCTGCCAATCGTGCCGAAGGAAGCGCAACCAATTTTCACCGACCTGACTCATGGCGCCCGCAAGGCCGATGCTGAGCAGATTGCTTTCAATCCCCGCTCGGCTTCGGTCAGACTGCGAGCTATAGAGCTCACTCGGCCTATTCCTGCTGACCGCGCTCAGCAGTGGAATGCCAACACGTACAACCGCAATAGTCAGCACCACACGGGGAGGAAATGA